The Coffea arabica cultivar ET-39 chromosome 9c, Coffea Arabica ET-39 HiFi, whole genome shotgun sequence nucleotide sequence GTCTACGGGCTTGGTGGGGGTGGGAGGTCAGGGTTCAAACCCTGCGTCCTACCATTTGCCATTAAATGTGGCAGGCTATTTCAAGTGGCTACCAGGCGACTGCGTCGCGCACTCGTTTGGGCCGGTAAGTGATTTAGTTCCCCCAATTTTTCTCTGGATCTCTTCAAATCCCTCTTCCctataatataaaataaaataaatataggGTCTATCGTTACaggtaaaaatatatatatatatatatatatatatttctgtcCACGGCCTAGTTTATCTGAGTCGGGACCTAAACATTAGGGGCTGCTGAGATTGGTTCATTCTTAGATTAGCCCGAAAAATACACAATGCCAGGACCTATATTTATCTATGTTAGATGTCCCATCTCTCTATTTGCTAGTATTTACtttaaagaaatagaaaatgtTTAATATACGTTTATACAAGTTTCAACCTCTATGCTACCATTAATTAATATTCAGTCAAATTTCATTTAActgcctctttttttttataaaaaaaaaaaaagaattaaagtcTAAAGTTTGTGAACAGACTTCCCCGCTGAATCTGACGTTTGTGAAGCAAAGATGGGTACTCTTGACCTGAGTAAACTGAAACACGTATAATATAGGCTAAGCTTGGGCTTTTCACAGCCCCAAGCACGAATAGCACTACAGGTCTCATTGCTTTTCGGGAGAAATTTGCTTTCTGGCACTCTCAATTGAATGGAACCAATCCAAGTCCTTCCTCGAATACAAACTTCGTAATTCCACTGTTTGATGTACCAATTCACATATTGTCAGACaatttataaattaaaaaaattttaatgtatAACTGATTTGGTGATTTGATACCCTTTTCGTTCCTCCAGTACACATTTTCGCTTATATCTTTCTTTCTCATCTTCTCTCAACGAAAACACAttacaaatttttattaaagtaCATCTTATACACACTAACAGTATATACACTTTCACGGTTAGATGcactatgcaaaatttggatttcaaattcaaattcgattTTTAATATTTCACATGTTGTGGAAGCATACAGTATTACACGCACTTTCGCTTGTATCATTCATTCATCAAGATAGATATGGCCTTCAGGATGTGCACTATAAAGAAGGCGCATAACTCTATAACCGGTTTCCACTGCTGCCCATTATCATATTTGTCTGTACCATTACGGAACCTTGTAGCACTAATCAAGCAAAACTGGGAAATATAGCATGGCCAAGTAAATAATGCTCAACTCCAGAAAGAAGAGATGCAACAAGATGGCTGAGGACACAAACAATAAGAACTGTCATAAAGCTTTCCAAATAAATAGCCCAATCCATGCAGCACCCCGAAGAGAAAGCAATGGAGAATACAATCAAAGTGTTAGCTGAACCTGATTAAGCAAATGTTCTAACAAACTGACAAGAAGTTCAGTTGCCCGTCCAGTCGTACTAATGCCAATTAGTGTATAATCATCACAACAGACAAAAAATAAACGAGATACCCCGACTACCACATGCGCTTTCCATTGACATGTATGTCAAATTAAGACTTCCTAGTAATCACTACTTCCCATCACACTCAGAGAACAAAAAATTGTGGAGTTAAAATATTTCGTGGCATAAACAATTAACTACCAGTACAACAGAGATTTGAcattgcaaaaaataaaaaggggtAGCAGAGTTGGATTGAATAATCTAGAAATCTATGATGGTTTTCAATATCCACAAACGGGAAACAAACAATCCAGCCACAGTACCTACTAATTTATCAAGCAATGAATTGTGAATAAAGGGCCCAAGGATTTAAGAATCATCTATAAACAATACCAAAACAAAGGTATAAACTAAGATTAGTTGGACACAAAAGCAAATAAgttaaaaaaatacaaaagctGTGCTGCGATTCAGCAACCTTGACTGATTATTTCAGAAATATGAGAGGAAGGCAAAAGGAAAACAGGTAGTGAACCACATGTACAGGGCAATGCTCGGAAGGCATGTAAAAAACACCAACCAAGCTAGTTACATAAGACGAGCATGTGAAGGCATAACGAGCATGTGAAGGCATAACTTCATCCATAGCATTCAGCTACTATTAGTTGACAAAGTAAACACAAGCAATCCAACCAATCGCTACACATATTTGGTCCAGTTTGTGACTCATGGACCACACACAGTATGAACAAGATATCATTATTCTGCATGCAAAAAATTTTTGACATGTCTTCGTATGAGATCCAAGTAAAAACCAACAGTATCAACAAATTTTCATCGGCAGAAACTACAATTTTATCGGAATGAGGAACTCAACTACTCCCCCCAAAAAACAAAGTTGCTCGAAATCACAACAGAGACAGATTACTACTTCAAATtagaaatctcaagaaaggatAGATGGAGAAGCATTGACCTATGAAATTAGATACTGACGTGTCATATACATACCATGAAAAGCTTTACAAGGATCTACAACTCACAGCAAGAAAAGCATAAAATGACAAGATGCACAAATAACCGTGAGTCTGACACATGCATCCCATCTAACAGACAACCTAAAAACTAAGACAGAATGTGCCAAGTCTAGGTTCATAACCATCATAGACTGACAAggcccctcctcctcctctgccCATTCCCAAAGAACACAATCACAGAACTAACAGTGGCCAATTACATCAGTATTACTTGGGATACTAGCATCCCTGGCAACACAACTTATTCAAAGACAGAAAAATGGAGAAAGCTTCACAACCACCCAAATTCATCAACACACTACTTGAAAGTAGAAACCTTCCACATTAAGACTTTGACTTTAACCTAGAACACAACAATGTTGACACTTTGCCCAAAATTATGATCCTTAGACTTGTACGACACCACACTAAGACACAATTCTGAATGATGAATTTGGACAAAATCAATGTCCTTATATAACATAATGGGGCAAAACTAAATTAAGACCAAGCAAGTCAGCAAACACACAATAGAGGAAGCAGTAAAATAATCGTCAATAATTACATGGCACATATTGATTACCATTGATatccatcatcatcatcatcataacAACAACGCTACACCAACAAGAAACACCATTAAAAACAACAACTGATTGGAAAAACATCATCATCATAACACTAAAATCATTATTCATATTGATGTCATCACAAACATAACTACTgccagtagtagtagtattactACCGCCATAACCAGACTCCTCGATGATcaagctgctgctgctgctgatgaTGCGATCAAAGTTCACTTCTTGAAGCTGCCGCGGACGCCGGGTTTAGGCTTGTTAGGCTCAGCAGCAGCAGCACCAGCACCAGAATTGCTAGCGTGAAGATTATTGAgcttagattcatcaaaagggATCTTGGGATGCCGGGCATCGTGGTGAATCTGCATAGACTTGAGATCGGGAGCTGTGGTCTTACAGTGAGGGCATTCGAGCTTGGCGTGCCCGCCCTTTTCCACGCCGGACCTGTCGGCCTGACCAGCCTTCCCTCCGCCCCTGTTGGTGGTTGCTGCATCGATCTTCGCCGCTATTTCCTTGGCCGTGTGCTTCTTTGGCTTGGCTTTCCCCGTCATGATTGATTGGCGGAAATTTGCCTGAGCCTTTGGCTTTTGGCGTGTGAGAGAAAAGGGTGCGTTTTTGGGTGGCTGGTGGAATTGGGGAGAAATAATAATGGAATCCGACGGGACGGAAGAACCCTAGATTATATATATGATACTACTACTAATAATTAATAAACTAGTGGAGTACTATTTTAAAGCAGATTAAATATccaatctatatctatatgtattatataagggtattcttttcgtccctcacttttaaaaatgaagCAATATCGTCAttgacatttaaaaactgaaattattaCATCCTTAAACCcaaatttcaatctgaatcaaccaccaatcaacctgattacaaattttgggggtGTAATTGATAGATTATTTGGTTAACTCAACTTGGTATTCATGTGAAATTTAATgcacctaaaaataaaaaataaaaaattataacataaaaaaaaattaatcttttctacattatcattgtatacactgacggttttatgtaccgtcatatcattttaatttacatttaaacaccaaattttatatttataatacaCATCTAAATTCGCAAGCGGATATACTAACGGTGcatgaaaaaatttatcaaaaaaaaaattctactattccaagacaaagaatggccttttatgttataatttttatttttttggtttaataaatgtcatgtgaatatgatgaaattgaccgaatgatctatcaattctatttttgaaattttattactgggttattggataatttgattcagattgaaaattaggttcagAGATGTAAtaactttaatttttaaatgttatggatgaatttgcttcattttaaaagtaagggacaaaaaaaatattttttcgaAATGTGAGAGATGAAACAGGTCATTTTCCCTATAACTAACcctatcaccaatcaaatttaaaatttaaaatattcccactatctACTTCATAAATTGTTTACagtttgttatttatattttaaatcctttttactccttaattaaagacaaatgctcattcgtatgctattttaatacaatattacatttttataaataagaAATATTTGTCACCACACTAACCTTATAATCACCCCTACAAATgagttttgtaaattacaatcacgattcaaaaaaatcacaaatgtgcAGTTAAATATAAAGTTGAGGGAGTAAAGTGCAGTTAAAAGTAAAGTTAAGGGATTTActatatttaaccctaaaaaaatcTCAAGAACGTAACAGGTAGTGGgttatagatttttgtatttattttaatacataaaaagtagtgggttataaccaaccttatcaccagtcaaatttaaaatttaaaactttcccaTAATCTATTTCATAAACCGTTTATAGTTTATTACTTATACTTTAAATTCTTTTTACTCCTTCATTAAAGACAAATGTTCAT carries:
- the LOC113708761 gene encoding protein METHYLENE BLUE SENSITIVITY 1-like gives rise to the protein MTGKAKPKKHTAKEIAAKIDAATTNRGGGKAGQADRSGVEKGGHAKLECPHCKTTAPDLKSMQIHHDARHPKIPFDESKLNNLHASNSGAGAAAAEPNKPKPGVRGSFKK